CGCATCGCCATGGTTCCAGAAGGCCCGTGCCTATGTCGAACGACAGGGCGGCGCATGGTTCATCCTGTCAGCAAAGCATGGCCTGATCGCCCCGGAAACCGTCATCGCGCCCTATGACGAAACGCTAGGCGCGATGAAGGCAGGCGCGCGCCGCCTTTGGGGCGCGCGCGTGATCGAAGCAATGGCCGAGCAGATCGACGCCGCCGCGCCGCTGATCGTTCTCGCAGGCCGCAACTATCGCGATCCCCTTTGGCCGCAGATCGAACGGCGCGCATCGGTTCCGATGGAGGGGCTTGGAATCGGTCAGCAGCTCGCTTGGTTGAGCGACAACTGAGAGCGAGAATTGTCGCGGTCCATGCGCAACTTCGCACGATGCGCTTCG
This DNA window, taken from Novosphingobium resinovorum, encodes the following:
- a CDS encoding DUF6884 domain-containing protein, whose protein sequence is MARHCIREPRYVPPVQRIGEQPDLFGGPTLSHVAERQGPPKGWQRQLQKWGRCTVIADLEAAPPSVIDPPPSPSPVFLVACVAAKLDRPAPARDLYASPWFQKARAYVERQGGAWFILSAKHGLIAPETVIAPYDETLGAMKAGARRLWGARVIEAMAEQIDAAAPLIVLAGRNYRDPLWPQIERRASVPMEGLGIGQQLAWLSDN